The Rhodopirellula bahusiensis genome has a window encoding:
- a CDS encoding two-component system sensor histidine kinase NtrB, giving the protein MFDNHDGPSVRRFAAVLALLSLTAFAVTASMLYHVHHEQEIFAKLTEHLPKSDLEAARELSGELSLQGGLSVLLGLNTIGTAMAFAWVVRGYLTSERTLEDVKVYSADVLASMDAGVITTDRNGRMTSINPSGQQLVSCDNEQLGRTLESLGKRHALLTEIREDVATYHHPIRDRDYNLDNQGHRQTLRAGCTLLRNRRGEEIGTVLHVRDVSERALMEERLRRMERYMGLGSLAAGLQHEIKNPLSALSLHIQLLCERLETTTQDAEVDELLDVLHTEVHRINEVLDGFRNYASTNQVGRTSVDVAILIERLVRLLRPQAEQQSVKLDVQLPAEMVGLVQGDSVGLEQVLLNLALNGMAAMTDGGKLTFRLSRHDEFVRIDVRDEGNGIPEEIRSQIFDPYFTTRNNGTGMGLALCDKIVRQHDGSIDFRVIENNTSDSEHSVLGTEFTVLLPLSQPA; this is encoded by the coding sequence ATGTTTGACAATCACGATGGACCAAGCGTCCGGCGGTTCGCGGCTGTGCTGGCGTTGTTGAGTTTGACAGCGTTCGCGGTCACCGCATCGATGCTGTACCACGTGCATCATGAGCAAGAAATCTTTGCCAAGCTGACCGAGCACTTGCCAAAAAGTGATCTCGAGGCGGCTCGTGAATTGTCGGGCGAACTCAGTTTGCAGGGTGGGTTGTCGGTGCTGTTGGGGCTGAACACCATCGGAACCGCTATGGCGTTCGCGTGGGTCGTGCGAGGTTACCTCACCAGCGAACGAACTCTCGAAGACGTCAAAGTCTATTCCGCGGACGTGCTGGCCAGCATGGACGCGGGCGTGATCACGACCGATCGCAACGGACGGATGACCAGCATCAATCCCAGCGGACAACAACTGGTCAGCTGCGACAACGAACAGCTCGGACGAACCTTGGAATCGCTGGGAAAGCGTCACGCTCTACTGACCGAAATTCGCGAGGATGTCGCGACTTATCACCACCCCATCCGTGATCGCGATTACAACCTCGACAACCAAGGCCACCGTCAAACATTGCGAGCGGGTTGCACGTTGCTGAGAAATCGGCGGGGCGAGGAAATCGGCACGGTGCTGCACGTGCGTGATGTTTCGGAACGAGCGTTGATGGAAGAACGTCTCCGCCGCATGGAACGCTACATGGGGTTGGGGTCGCTCGCCGCTGGATTGCAACATGAAATCAAGAACCCCCTCAGCGCTCTTTCTCTGCACATCCAGCTGCTTTGCGAACGTTTGGAAACCACGACGCAAGACGCTGAGGTCGATGAGTTGTTGGATGTCTTGCACACGGAAGTTCACCGCATCAATGAAGTCTTGGATGGGTTCCGCAACTACGCTTCAACGAACCAAGTCGGTCGCACGTCCGTGGACGTTGCAATTCTGATTGAACGATTGGTGCGGTTGCTGCGTCCGCAAGCCGAGCAGCAATCCGTGAAGCTGGATGTTCAGCTGCCCGCTGAAATGGTTGGGTTAGTTCAAGGCGATTCCGTTGGGCTCGAACAAGTCCTTCTAAACTTGGCGCTCAATGGAATGGCTGCGATGACTGACGGAGGGAAGCTGACTTTCCGGCTCAGTCGTCACGACGAATTTGTTCGAATTGATGTGCGAGACGAGGGCAATGGAATTCCCGAGGAAATTCGGTCACAGATCTTCGATCCTTACTTCACCACACGCAACAACGGCACTGGCATGGGGTTGGCTCTGTGTGACAAAATCGTTCGCCAGCACGATGGTAGCATTGATTTTCGGGTGATCGAGAACAACACATCCGACTCCGAGCATTCCGTTTTGGGTACCGAGTTCACGGTCCTTCTTCCCCTGAGTCAACCAGCATGA
- a CDS encoding SulP family inorganic anion transporter — MNAPLESSTAGTDAPPRGDVSGFKRFLKDDLIAGGLVFLIALPLCLGISLASGFPAIAGVFTAIVGSILTTFLSNSELTIKGPAAGMIVIVLGAVNSFGYTAGVDPVADMQAYQMALAVGVVAGLVQVAFGLLRAGILGDFFPTAAVHGMLAAIGVIIMVKQLPIVVGQSASGEPLEILQELPHLLMNANPEIALIGGVSLLILFGLAFLKSRTNGSFISKVPGPLVVLLVAIPMGMAMNLSSDHTYTLMGKEFAVGESDLVTVPFNLFGAITFPDFGVFLNSETLPAALGWVLMFALIGSLESLLSAKAVDMLDPYKRKTNLDRDLRAVGVANMAASLIGGLPMISEIVRSKANIDNQAKTRFANMWHGVFLLGFVALLPGLIHNIPRAALAAMLVFTGFRLASPNEFRSVYRVGREQLIIFATTLVAVLATDLLIGIGIGIGTKFAIHMINGVPIRSLFVPKLEFDESSETEVSVHATESAVFSNWIGFRRRVVEKSLKQGKSCTVDFSDAHLIDHSVMEKLHELEGEFAREGIELNVVGMDHHQPFSRHPMAARKRSLVNH; from the coding sequence ATGAATGCACCTTTGGAATCCTCGACCGCCGGCACTGACGCACCACCCCGGGGCGACGTCAGTGGATTCAAGCGTTTTCTGAAAGACGACCTGATTGCGGGTGGATTGGTGTTCTTGATCGCCCTGCCTCTGTGTTTGGGCATCTCGCTCGCGTCTGGATTCCCGGCCATTGCGGGTGTGTTCACCGCAATCGTTGGCTCAATCCTGACGACGTTCTTGAGCAACAGTGAGCTGACGATCAAAGGCCCCGCAGCGGGGATGATTGTGATCGTGCTTGGTGCAGTCAATAGCTTTGGCTACACAGCGGGCGTGGACCCCGTGGCTGACATGCAAGCCTACCAAATGGCACTCGCCGTTGGTGTCGTGGCTGGATTGGTTCAGGTCGCATTCGGGTTGCTGCGAGCCGGCATCCTCGGCGACTTCTTCCCAACCGCGGCGGTGCACGGAATGTTGGCGGCGATCGGTGTCATCATCATGGTCAAGCAGTTGCCCATCGTTGTGGGGCAATCAGCCAGCGGAGAACCGTTGGAAATCTTGCAAGAACTGCCACACCTTCTGATGAACGCGAATCCAGAGATCGCTTTGATTGGTGGCGTGTCGTTGTTGATCTTGTTTGGTTTGGCTTTTTTGAAGAGTCGTACCAACGGCAGTTTCATCAGCAAGGTTCCGGGCCCGTTGGTGGTTTTGCTGGTCGCAATCCCGATGGGGATGGCGATGAATCTATCCAGCGACCACACGTACACTTTGATGGGCAAAGAGTTCGCTGTCGGTGAAAGCGATTTGGTCACGGTTCCCTTCAATTTGTTTGGCGCGATCACGTTCCCTGACTTTGGTGTGTTTCTCAACAGCGAGACTTTGCCCGCTGCGTTAGGGTGGGTGTTGATGTTTGCTCTGATTGGTTCGCTGGAATCGTTGCTCAGTGCCAAAGCCGTCGACATGTTGGATCCTTACAAACGAAAAACCAACTTGGACCGAGACTTGCGGGCGGTGGGTGTCGCGAACATGGCCGCGTCGTTGATCGGCGGTTTGCCAATGATCTCAGAGATCGTTCGCAGCAAAGCGAATATCGACAACCAAGCGAAAACACGATTTGCCAACATGTGGCATGGTGTCTTTCTGCTCGGCTTCGTTGCTTTGTTGCCAGGGTTGATTCACAACATTCCTCGCGCCGCTTTGGCCGCGATGCTGGTCTTCACTGGATTTCGTTTGGCATCGCCCAATGAGTTCCGAAGCGTGTACCGGGTTGGCCGCGAACAATTGATCATCTTCGCAACGACCTTGGTGGCGGTTCTCGCGACCGATTTGCTGATCGGAATTGGAATCGGTATCGGTACCAAATTCGCGATTCACATGATCAACGGTGTTCCAATTCGATCACTGTTTGTGCCAAAGCTGGAATTTGACGAATCCTCGGAAACCGAAGTCAGTGTTCATGCAACCGAGTCGGCCGTGTTCAGCAACTGGATTGGTTTTCGCCGTCGCGTGGTGGAAAAGAGTCTGAAACAGGGCAAGAGCTGCACCGTCGATTTCAGCGATGCTCACCTGATCGATCACAGCGTGATGGAAAAATTGCACGAACTTGAAGGCGAATTCGCTCGCGAAGGGATTGAATTGAACGTCGTTGGGATGGATCATCACCAACCGTTCTCACGACATCCGATGGCTGCTCGAAAGCGATCGCTCGTGAATCATTGA
- a CDS encoding translation initiation factor, whose translation MTRLFAGTPFDIPPTCDLCGQKETECNCTPQQKAEAEAKQQREADRLPPEKQTARVRLDRRKGGRTVTLVEGLTSRANDLPDLLGKLQSACGAGGTVKKTDDLIELQGDHMERVRQKLGEIGYRLKK comes from the coding sequence ATGACGCGTCTTTTCGCGGGAACACCGTTCGACATTCCACCAACCTGCGATTTGTGTGGGCAGAAGGAAACTGAGTGCAACTGCACGCCGCAGCAAAAGGCGGAAGCCGAGGCGAAACAGCAGCGTGAAGCTGATCGGCTGCCTCCGGAAAAGCAAACCGCTCGCGTTCGATTGGACCGGCGAAAGGGCGGCCGGACCGTCACCTTGGTCGAAGGCCTGACATCCCGTGCAAATGATTTACCCGATTTGCTTGGGAAATTGCAATCCGCGTGCGGGGCCGGTGGGACGGTGAAAAAGACGGACGATCTGATCGAATTGCAAGGCGACCATATGGAACGCGTGCGGCAGAAACTTGGCGAGATCGGCTACCGACTCAAAAAGTGA
- a CDS encoding class I SAM-dependent methyltransferase has protein sequence MPRLDARLKLVASEIRGQIHADIGSDHGHLLAALLASGRIQRGIAVENKPQPHRNSSATLERLNADIRLGDGLDVIHENEIDSLSICGMGGQSIVRILCEHPNRLPEQLVLQPNKAIDLVRQWARSNGYWLTDEKSTTGTRRFEVLVLARSTSNPDPVYQQLVDAGLDEPMGLMFGPWFLLRNDNELLQRLSEEQRYLQTKQNLTPSSRKRLDLIQRLMSSDHFLSR, from the coding sequence AGGACAAATCCACGCGGACATCGGTTCAGATCACGGTCACTTGCTGGCCGCGTTGTTGGCGTCTGGAAGGATCCAACGCGGCATCGCAGTCGAGAATAAACCGCAACCGCACCGAAATTCATCCGCCACTTTGGAAAGGCTGAACGCGGACATTCGGCTCGGCGATGGTCTCGATGTCATTCACGAAAATGAAATCGATTCGCTCAGCATCTGCGGAATGGGCGGCCAATCCATTGTTCGCATTCTATGCGAGCATCCAAACCGGTTGCCGGAGCAACTTGTACTGCAACCGAACAAAGCCATCGATTTGGTTCGACAATGGGCACGAAGCAACGGCTACTGGCTGACAGATGAAAAGAGCACAACGGGCACGCGTCGTTTCGAAGTCCTGGTTCTTGCGCGGTCGACATCAAATCCCGATCCGGTCTATCAACAACTGGTAGATGCTGGCTTGGATGAGCCCATGGGCCTGATGTTCGGCCCCTGGTTTCTGCTCCGAAACGACAACGAACTGCTGCAACGATTGTCGGAAGAGCAACGCTATCTACAAACCAAGCAGAATCTCACTCCATCGAGCCGGAAGAGGTTGGACCTGATCCAACGACTGATGTCATCCGATCACTTTTTGAGTCGGTAG
- a CDS encoding sigma-54-dependent transcriptional regulator has translation MNGSDFSVLIVDDEPNIRSGLQKGLVNEADRIETAADAEEGLATFESGVFQLVIADVRLGGGMDGIELLGRMRHIDPEVSVIVITAHGTVETAVDAMRAGAFDFISKPLDLNLVRQQVRKAREHRELRQENQSLRTRLADAGELSNIIGQCAAMQDVFHQIRQVAATEATVMIQGESGSGKELVARALHDLSGRSGGPFVAVNLGAMPETLLESELFGHEKGSFSGASRQKPGCFEQAAGGTLFLDEVTEMSAKSQVDLLRVLESRRFTRVGGEKLLETDVRVVSATNKSVPELIQDGSFREDLYYRLNVIPIEVPSLRQRRDDIPLLIEHFLQHFCTRHRRPMKQITPDAMRVLVGAQWPGNVRQLRNLVERLVVTHTGDVIDSNELPTDLQSTIPGSGKNVLPASLSEAVENCEREMISAVLAECDFHRENTAKRLGVSVRTLHYKMGRYGLH, from the coding sequence ATGAACGGCAGCGATTTTTCGGTCCTGATCGTCGATGACGAACCCAATATTCGGTCGGGCCTTCAAAAAGGATTGGTCAACGAAGCAGATCGAATCGAAACAGCAGCCGACGCGGAAGAAGGCTTGGCAACGTTCGAATCTGGCGTTTTTCAGTTGGTGATCGCCGACGTTCGATTGGGCGGTGGCATGGACGGCATCGAATTGCTCGGGCGAATGCGGCACATCGATCCGGAGGTGTCGGTCATCGTCATCACTGCACACGGCACGGTTGAAACCGCCGTCGATGCAATGCGTGCCGGAGCGTTCGACTTTATCTCCAAACCGCTGGACCTGAACCTGGTTCGGCAACAGGTTCGCAAGGCCCGCGAACACCGAGAGCTGCGACAGGAAAACCAATCGCTGCGGACTCGATTGGCCGACGCCGGTGAGTTGTCCAATATCATCGGGCAATGCGCGGCCATGCAGGATGTGTTTCATCAAATTCGCCAAGTCGCCGCGACGGAAGCTACCGTGATGATTCAAGGCGAAAGCGGATCGGGCAAAGAGCTTGTCGCTCGGGCGCTGCATGACCTGAGCGGCCGAAGCGGCGGACCGTTTGTAGCCGTCAACTTGGGAGCGATGCCGGAAACACTTCTCGAGAGCGAACTGTTCGGTCACGAGAAAGGTTCGTTTAGCGGTGCTTCACGACAGAAGCCAGGATGCTTTGAACAGGCGGCCGGTGGGACGCTGTTTCTCGATGAAGTCACCGAGATGTCGGCAAAGAGCCAAGTCGACTTACTGCGAGTGTTGGAGTCACGTCGCTTCACACGAGTCGGCGGAGAGAAGTTGTTGGAAACTGATGTGCGTGTGGTTTCCGCGACCAACAAATCGGTGCCGGAGCTGATCCAAGACGGAAGCTTTCGCGAAGATCTTTATTACCGGTTGAATGTCATTCCGATTGAAGTGCCGTCGCTTCGTCAGCGTCGCGATGACATCCCGTTGTTGATCGAACACTTCTTGCAGCACTTCTGTACTCGTCACCGTCGGCCGATGAAGCAGATCACTCCCGACGCGATGCGCGTGCTGGTCGGTGCGCAGTGGCCGGGCAATGTTCGGCAGCTTCGTAACTTGGTCGAGCGATTGGTGGTGACGCACACGGGCGACGTGATCGACTCGAACGAACTGCCCACCGATCTGCAGTCGACGATCCCGGGCAGCGGGAAGAATGTGTTGCCTGCTTCGCTGAGTGAAGCGGTCGAAAACTGCGAACGCGAGATGATCTCGGCGGTTTTGGCCGAGTGTGATTTCCATCGCGAAAACACGGCGAAACGGCTTGGCGTCAGCGTTCGGACGCTGCACTACAAAATGGGTCGCTACGGTTTGCATTGA
- a CDS encoding DUF2309 domain-containing protein — protein MNHPTSPDSIASGSTPNEGHEPNTKTQYTGDSTHSESHEETQPNAKHQEADVVQAIEHARHFLPAQGPISVFVHHNTLHAFEDLPFEEAVIEGGRRFGCEPYLSEERYHEELLRGRISREDLREVLMADLQDDADKLVATFGTRYTLRLSMLQTELQPLPESGLSWMLAETKLLDRFRDEVPTPYREKTITQTRGWVMRHLEPIANSDAASAGPSSRTSSLPASLRDRLKEAGESKIHQWNDQQWESFVLHALWEACQQGVEKAEVQRPAEESVDSFHQLMLNELGVDLNTKIDDVLIRFCGSFLDQGFADWALPEREEGFAKAFAGLFLGRWAIRPDWMKGIETSLRKVQSAEWESIQSITQSLDELGIPNAECERFLSECLLTLRGWAGMIWQMETNSPFLQHPIPKRSLNEYLAIRLILLTQAVEHFGKSKFKVETASEICRLALRSATSRSSSSPRSRTHTVFQLAQLGGWTPEQLLNMSAAQWRCLISEIESFPSLDRRRLLHAAYERHYANQALDAISIHSGRRRELTSPTKRPAYAAIFCIDDREESFRRHLEEVAPQCRTASAAGFFAVAMYYQGADHASFRPLCPAIVEPQHYVREEPLFSSMAAGERRAVRRRRLGWFAHQVHQNSRTLIGGWVTGLFGAIATVPMVARILAPRLTSQIRESMGSLVRPPATELHLERLGNNPGSDPESMGYSLDEMSQIVVRILQDIGMVKDFPPIIVFFGHGSGSLNNPHESAYNCGACSGGRGGPNARAFAMMANDPRVRRRVSQLGIELPDEVRFVGAYHNTCNDDVDYYDLDLLPRSHRELFRGIESDIIETRARNAHERSRRFESAPLGLTPQEALEHVEERAEDLSQARPEYNHATNALVTVGRRDWSRGLFMDRRAFVTEYDPAVDDKHGHILTRILQAAIPVCGGISLEYYFSTVDVEGYGCGSKLPHNVASMVGVMTGAASDLRPGLSQQMVEIHEPMRILFVIETTAEMLSRIIVENEGIRRMVEGNWVQLAIIDPSTSAIQRYVDGHFEPHLVSDMQLPTVQSSMHWYRGQRDHLGFATIQEPESDQPMNSSESNASAAGALA, from the coding sequence ATGAATCACCCCACTTCGCCCGACTCCATCGCGTCCGGCAGCACACCCAACGAAGGTCACGAACCAAATACCAAAACGCAATACACCGGCGACTCAACGCATTCGGAATCCCACGAAGAAACGCAACCAAACGCCAAGCACCAAGAAGCGGATGTCGTGCAAGCGATCGAGCACGCGCGTCACTTCCTGCCGGCGCAAGGACCGATCTCGGTGTTCGTTCACCACAACACATTGCACGCCTTCGAGGACCTGCCATTTGAAGAAGCCGTGATTGAAGGTGGACGTCGTTTTGGTTGCGAGCCTTACCTCAGCGAAGAACGTTATCACGAAGAACTCTTGCGAGGTCGCATCAGTCGTGAAGACCTTCGCGAAGTCTTGATGGCTGACTTGCAAGACGACGCAGACAAACTGGTGGCGACGTTCGGAACACGCTACACGTTGCGTTTGTCGATGCTGCAAACGGAGCTCCAGCCATTGCCTGAATCAGGTTTGAGTTGGATGCTGGCCGAGACAAAATTGCTGGACCGGTTTCGGGACGAAGTGCCCACGCCATATCGCGAAAAAACGATCACGCAAACCCGTGGTTGGGTGATGCGTCACCTGGAACCGATCGCGAACTCTGACGCGGCATCCGCGGGTCCGTCGAGCCGGACCTCGTCTCTTCCCGCTTCGCTGCGAGATCGACTGAAAGAAGCAGGCGAATCCAAAATTCACCAATGGAATGACCAGCAATGGGAATCGTTCGTATTGCACGCCTTGTGGGAAGCATGCCAACAAGGCGTTGAGAAAGCGGAAGTGCAACGACCAGCGGAGGAGAGCGTTGATTCGTTCCATCAATTGATGCTGAACGAACTGGGAGTCGACCTGAACACGAAGATCGATGACGTTTTGATTCGCTTCTGCGGCAGCTTCCTCGACCAGGGATTCGCGGATTGGGCGCTACCTGAACGCGAGGAGGGATTTGCCAAGGCATTTGCTGGATTGTTCCTAGGCCGATGGGCAATCCGTCCGGACTGGATGAAAGGAATCGAAACCTCTCTGCGCAAAGTTCAGTCCGCCGAATGGGAGTCGATTCAAAGCATCACTCAGTCACTCGACGAGCTTGGCATTCCGAACGCCGAGTGCGAACGTTTCCTGTCGGAATGTTTGCTCACACTGCGAGGTTGGGCCGGCATGATTTGGCAGATGGAAACGAACAGTCCGTTCTTGCAGCACCCAATCCCGAAAAGGTCACTCAATGAGTACTTGGCCATTCGTTTGATCTTGCTGACTCAAGCGGTGGAACACTTTGGGAAATCGAAGTTCAAAGTTGAAACGGCAAGCGAGATCTGTCGCCTCGCTTTGAGATCCGCGACATCTCGGTCCTCGTCATCGCCTCGTTCTCGAACGCACACCGTATTTCAACTGGCTCAATTGGGAGGATGGACTCCCGAACAATTGCTGAACATGTCAGCCGCACAGTGGCGTTGTTTAATCTCTGAGATTGAATCGTTTCCGTCGCTGGATCGCCGTCGCTTGCTGCATGCCGCTTACGAGCGTCACTACGCGAATCAAGCTCTCGATGCGATTTCCATTCATTCGGGTCGTCGTCGTGAACTGACTTCTCCCACAAAACGCCCCGCTTACGCTGCGATTTTTTGCATCGATGATCGCGAAGAATCGTTCCGTCGTCATCTGGAAGAAGTCGCTCCGCAGTGCCGCACGGCGTCGGCGGCTGGGTTCTTTGCCGTCGCGATGTATTACCAAGGCGCCGACCACGCGAGCTTTCGTCCTTTGTGTCCTGCGATCGTCGAACCGCAACACTACGTTCGCGAAGAACCTCTATTTTCCTCGATGGCGGCGGGTGAACGACGAGCCGTCCGACGAAGACGCCTGGGATGGTTCGCTCACCAAGTGCACCAAAACTCCCGGACTTTGATCGGTGGTTGGGTCACGGGGTTGTTTGGTGCCATCGCGACGGTCCCGATGGTCGCTCGCATTTTGGCACCTCGTTTGACATCGCAAATCCGTGAGTCGATGGGCAGCTTAGTTCGTCCACCTGCGACTGAACTGCATCTCGAACGACTGGGCAACAACCCCGGTTCCGATCCCGAATCCATGGGATACAGCCTCGACGAGATGTCTCAAATCGTTGTTCGCATCCTGCAAGACATCGGGATGGTCAAGGATTTCCCGCCGATCATCGTCTTCTTTGGACATGGCAGCGGTAGCCTGAACAACCCACATGAATCCGCCTACAACTGCGGAGCATGCAGTGGCGGCCGAGGCGGCCCCAACGCCCGAGCATTCGCGATGATGGCCAACGACCCGCGAGTCCGCCGGCGCGTTTCTCAACTGGGTATCGAATTGCCCGATGAAGTCCGTTTCGTCGGCGCCTACCACAACACTTGCAATGACGATGTGGACTACTACGACCTCGATCTATTGCCGCGATCGCATCGTGAATTGTTCCGAGGGATCGAATCGGACATCATTGAAACGCGAGCACGCAACGCTCACGAACGATCCCGTCGATTCGAGTCAGCTCCGTTGGGTTTGACGCCCCAAGAAGCCCTCGAGCATGTCGAAGAACGTGCGGAAGATCTATCGCAAGCCCGACCGGAATACAACCATGCAACCAACGCGCTCGTGACAGTGGGACGTCGCGATTGGTCACGCGGTTTGTTCATGGACCGAAGAGCGTTCGTCACGGAATACGACCCCGCGGTGGACGATAAACACGGACACATTCTCACCCGCATCTTGCAAGCAGCCATTCCGGTTTGTGGCGGCATCAGTTTGGAATACTACTTCTCCACCGTTGATGTGGAGGGCTACGGTTGCGGATCCAAGTTGCCGCACAACGTGGCGTCGATGGTTGGCGTCATGACAGGTGCGGCCAGCGATTTGAGACCCGGGTTGTCGCAACAAATGGTTGAGATTCATGAACCGATGCGGATTCTGTTTGTCATCGAGACCACTGCGGAGATGCTGAGCCGGATCATCGTCGAAAACGAAGGCATCCGGAGAATGGTCGAAGGCAACTGGGTTCAGCTTGCGATCATCGATCCTTCCACCTCCGCCATCCAACGCTATGTCGATGGACACTTCGAACCGCACTTGGTTTCCGACATGCAGCTTCCGACCGTGCAATCGTCAATGCATTGGTATCGAGGCCAACGAGACCACCTTGGCTTTGCAACCATTCAAGAACCGGAAAGCGACCAACCCATGAACTCCTCCGAATCCAACGCGAGTGCAGCAGGAGCTTTGGCATGA